The window CCGCTCTCCAGCCCGCCCTGGAGCACCGCGCGACCCTCGGGCCGGTGCCGCCCGAGTGGCTGGGCGACCGCAGCTTCCTCGACGCGCACGGCGTGCGGTTCCCGTACGTGGCGGGCGCGATGGCGAACGGGATCGCCACGGCCGAGCTGGTCATCGCGATGGCGCAGGCCCGCATGCTCGCCTTCTTCGGCGCGGCGGGGCTCCTGCCCGACCGGATCGCCGCGGCGCTCGACCAGATCGACGCCGCGCTCGGCCACACCGACGCGAGCTGGGGCGCGAACCTCATCCACTCGCCCAACGAGCCCGCGCTCGAGGAGGCGGTGTGCGCGCTCTACCTCGCGCGCGGCGTCCGGCGCGTCAGCGCGTCAGCGTACGTCGACTTGACGCCCGCCGTCGTGCGCTTCGCCGCGAGCGGGCTGCACGAAGAGGGCGGCGTCGTCGTCCGCCACAACCACGTGTTCGCCAAGATCAGCCGGCCCGAGGTCGCGCGGCGCTTCATGTCGCCCCCGCCGAAGGCCACGCTCGACGCGCTGGTCGCGCGCTCGCACCTGACCGAGCGCGAGGCGGCGCTCGCTCTGCGGGTCCCCGTCGCCGAGGACATCACGGTGGAGTCCGACAGCGGCGGCCACACCGACAACCAGGCGCTCGGCGCGGTCTTCCCGGTCGTGGCGCGGCTCCGCGATCGCCTCTGCGCCGAGCACCGCTATCCGCGCGCGATCCGGCTCGGGGCCGCAGGCGGCATCGGCACGCCGGCCAGCGTGGCCTCCGCCTTCTCGCTCGGCGCGAGCTACGTGCTGACGGGGTCGATCAACCAGGCCGCCGTCGAGTCCGGCCTGAGCGACGCGGGCAAGGCGCTCCTCGCGCAGGCCGAGATGAGCGACGTGGTCATGGCGCCCGCGGCCGACATGTTCGAGCAGGGCGTGCAGGTCCAGGTGCTGCGGCGAGGGACCATGTTCGGCCCGCGCGCGGCACGGCTCCACCAGCTCTACGTCGCGCACGACTCGCTCGACGCGCTGAGCGCCGACGCCCGCGCCCGCCTCGAGGAGGAGGTGCTCGGCGCGTCGGTCGACGAGGTGTGGGGGCTCACGGAGGCCTTCTTCTCGGAGCGTGACCCGGGCGAAATCGAGCGCGCCCACGCCGACCCCAAGCACAAGATGGCGCTCGTCTTCCGCTGGTACCTCGGGCTCAGCAGCAAGTGGGCGATCACGGGCGAGCCGGCCCGGCGCCTCGACTACCAGATCTGGTGTGGCCCCGCGATGGGCGCGTTCAACGACTGGGCGCGAGGCAGCTTCCTCGAGGACCCGAAGGAGCGCCGCGCGGTGGTGATCGCGCTCAACCTCCTCGAGGGCGCCGCGACCCTGACCCGCGCCCAGCAGCTCCGCGCGCACGGCGCGCCGGTCCCGCCCGCCGCCTTCGACTTCCGACCCAAGCGCCTCTCCGAATGACCGAGAAGAAGCAAACGCCGATCGCGATCGTGGGGCTGAGCTGCCTGTTCCCGGGCTCGAGCGAGCTCACGGGGTTCTGGCAGGACATCTTGCTCGGCCGCGACCGTCTCACCCGCGTCCCCGCCGATCGCTGGCTGGTCGAGGACTACTACGACCCGGATCCCAAGGCGCCGGACAAGATCTACGTCGACAAGGGCGGCTTCCTCGACGACGTCGACTTCGACCCGATGAAGTGGGGCGTGCCCCCGTCGATCGTCCCGGCGACGGACTCGACGCAGCTCCTGGCGCTCGTGGTGGCAGAGCGGACCCTGCGCGACGCGTTCGACGACGCGGCGCTCGCGGAGCTGCGCGACACGACCAGCGTGATCCTCGGCGTGACGAGCGCGCAGAAGCTCCTCGGAGAGATGAACAGCCGGCTCCAGCGCCCGGTGTGGGTCAAGGCGCTGCGCGAGATGGGGCTGCCCGAGGGCCAGGTCGAGGAGGCCTGCGACCGCATCGTCTCGCACTACGCCGACTGGCAGGAGAGCACGTTCCCCGGGATCCTCGGCAACGTCGTCGCGGGCCGCATCGCCAACCGCCTCGACCTTGGGGGAACCAACTGCGTCACCGACGCTGCCTGCGCGAGCACCTTCAGCGCGCTCAAGATGGGCGTGGACGAGCTGGCGCTGCACCACAGCGACGTCGTGCTCTGCGGCGGCGCCGACACGATGAACGACCCGTTCATGTTCGAGTGCTTCGCGAAGACGACCGCGCTCAGCCTGACCGGAGACTGCCGGCCGTTCAGCGACCGCGCGGACGGCACCATGCTCGGCGAGGGCGTGGGCATGGTCGCGCTGATGCGGCTCGAGGACGCGGAGGCGCGCGGCGTCCCGGTCTACGCGGTGATCCGCGGCGTGGGCAGCAGCTCGGACGGACGGTCCAAGAGCGTCTACGCGCCCGTGCCCGAGGGGCAGGCCAAGGCGCTCCGGCGCGCGTATGACCGCGCGGGCTACGGGCCCGAGACGGTGGAGCTGATCGAGGCCCACGGCACCGGCACCATCGCGGGCGACGCGGCGGAGTTCGAGGGGCTGCGGCAGGTCTTCGGCGACGCGAAGGACGCGGCCCCGAACGGCGGCGTGAGGTGGTGCGCGCTCGGCAGCGTCAAGTCGCAGGTCGGCCACACCAAGGCGGCGGCCGGCGCGGCGGGGCTCATCAAGGCCGCGCTCGCGGTGCGTCATGGCGTCTTGCCTCCCACCATCAAGGTGGACGCGCCGAACCCGGGCATGGATCTCGAGGGCGGGCCCTTCTATCTGAACACGCCCAGCTCGAGCACCGCGGCGCGCCCGTGGATCCGCGGAGGCGATCACCCGCGCCGCGCGTCGGTGAGCTCGTTCGGTTTCGGCGGCAGCAACTTCCACGTGGCCATCGAGGAGTACGCCGGCCCGCGTCCACCGCGGCTGGCCTCGGCCGGCCCGGAGCTGGTCACGCTGAGCGGGGATCCGAAGGCGCTGCTGGCGGAGATCGACGCGCTGCTCCCCGGCGTGAAGCAGCCCGGCATGCTGCGCTGGCTCGCGTGGGACTCGCAGCGGCGCTTCCGGCCCGACGCGGCCGCGCGGCTCACGATCGTGGCGAGCGACGAGGAGGACCTCGCGGGCAAGCTCGAGATGGCGCGCCCCATCGTGCAGCGCGGCGAGCCGTTCACCGCCCCGGGCGGCGTGTGCTTCGCGACCGGTGAAGCGGCGGGCGACGTCGCCTTCCTCTTCCCGGGGCAGGGCAGCCAGCACCTCGGCATGGGCGCGCCGCTCGCGCTCCGCTTCGAGGCGGCCCGCGCGGTCTGGGATCGCGCGGCCGGGTCGGGCCTGCACGACGTCGTCTTCCCACGTCCGCGTTTCGGCCCGAACGATGACGAGGACCGCCTGCGCGCGACCGAAAACGCGCAGCCCGCGCTCGGCCTGACGAGCCTCTCCTTCCTCGAGGTGCTGCGCGCGCTCGGGCTCCGCGCGGCGATGCACGGCGGCCACAGCTTCGGCGAGGTCAGCGCGCTGCACGCGGCGGGCGTCTTCGGCGAGGAAGACTTCTTGCGCGTCGCGCGCGAGCGTGGCCGGCTCATGGCGGAGGCGGCCGCCTCGACCGACGGCGCGATGCTGGCCCTGAGCGCCGAGATCGCGGAGGTCCGCGCGCTGGTCGAGGCGCGCGGGCTCGAGGTCACCGTCGCCAACCACAACCACCCGACGCAGGTCGTGCTCAGCGGCACGCGCGAGGCCATCGAGGCGGCGGAGGCGGCGGCGAAGGAGGCCAGGCTCCGCGGCCGGCGGCTGGACGTCGCGACCGCGTTCCACTCCCCCGTGGTCGGCGCGAGCCGCGCGCCCTTCGCCGCGTTCCTCTCCGAGGTGGCGCTCGGCGAGGCGAGCGCGCCCATCTACGCCAACGCGACGGCCGAGGTCTACGGCGACGTGCGCGAGACCCTGGCCGATCAGATCGCGCAGCCGGTGCGCTTCGTCGAGCAGATCGAGGCGATGCACGCCGCCGGGGCGCGCGTCTTCGTCGAGGTCGGCGCGGGCTCGGTGCTCACCGGGCTCGTCTCGCGCATCCTGAAGGGCAAGCCGCACCGCGCGGTGGCCCTGGACCGCAAGGGCGCGTCCGACCTGGGCGCGTTCTTCGCGGGGCTCGGTCAGCTCGCCGCGGCGGGTGTGCGGCTCGAGCTGCCCGCGCTTTGGCAGGACGAGCGCGTCCCCGTCGATCCGCGCGCCGTGGAGCGGCCGCGCATGACCCTCTCCGTCGGCGGCGCGAACGTCGGCAAGCCGTACCCGCCCGCGGGAGGCGCGTCGGCGCTGCCGCCTCCGAACCCCGCGCCCTCGCCCCGCGCGTCGTCTCCTGGCGCGTCATCGGGGGCGCCGGTCGAGCCGCCCCGCTCGTCTGCTCCGAGCGCTCCGACCATCAGTCAGGAAGCCTTGCAGGTCTTCCTGGAGACGCAGCGCCAGGCCGCCGAGGCGCACGCCACGTATCAGCGCTCGGTCGCGGACGCGCACGCGGCGTTCCTGCGGTCGAACGAGGCGGCGATGAACGCGCTGGCGCGCATGTTGGGCGGCGCGCCGCTCGAGGCGTCGGTGCAGACGCTGCCGACCGCGCCAGTGCCCGTCGCGGCGTCGGAGCCCGTCCCGCAACAGCCGGCCGCGCCGCCACCTGCCGCGCCGCAGCCGGTCGCTCGCCACGACGGGGCGCCGTCTCGTGATCTGAACGCGCTCATGCTCGAGGTGGTGGCGCAGAAGACGGGCTATCCGGCGGACATGCTGAGGCCGTCGATGGAGCTCGAGGCGGACCTCGGGGTGGACTCGATCAAGCGGGTGGAGATCCTCGCCGCGCTGCGCGAGCGAGCGCCGGAGCTGCCGGAGCTGGACCCGGCGAAGCTCGGCAAGCTGCGGACGCTGGCCGAGATCACCGAGGTGCTGCAGGCGGGGCTGGGCGCCGCGCCCGCGGCGCCGGTCACCACGACCGCTCCACCGCGCGATCTGAGCGCGCTGATGCTCGAGGTGGTGGCGCAGAAGACGGGCTATCCGGCGGACATGCTGAGGCCGTCGATGGAGCTGGAGGCGGACCTCGGGGTGGACTCGATCAAGCGGGTGGAGATCCTCGCGGCGCTGCGCGAGCGGGCACCGGAGCTGCCGGAGCTGGACCCGGCGATGCTGGGCAAGCTCCGCACGCTGGCCGAGATCACGCAGGTCCTCCAGGCGGAGGTGGGCGCGGCCCCGACCGAGTCGAGCCCCGCCTCACCGCCCGCTTCCCCCGAGCGCGATCTGAGCGCGCTGATGCTCGAGGTGGTGGCGCAGAAGACGGGCTACCCGGCGGACATGCTGAGGCCATCGATGGAGCTCGAGGCGGACCTCGGGGTGGACTCCATCAAGCGGGTGGAGATCCTCGCCGCGCTGCGCGAGCGCGCCCCGGAGCTGCCGGAGCTGGACCCGGCGAAGCTCGGCAAGCTGCGCACCCTGGCCGAGATCACGCAGGTCCTCGAGGGCGCCGCGCCGACCGCGCCTCCCGCCCCGAACACGAGCCAGCCGATCGCGACCGCGCCGCGGCGCTTCGCGATCGAGTGGCTCGACGCGCCCGCGCCCGGCCTCGCGCCGCCCGGGCTCTTCGCCGGCCCCGTCGGGGTGTTCGGTGACCCCGCGCTGGTAGAGGCCTTGCGGGCCCACGGCCTCGACGCGCGCGCCGACGAGCCCTGCCGGGCGCTCGTGCACGTGGGCGAGGACCCGGCGGAGGCGTTTCGCTTCGCGCGGACGCACGCCACACGCTGCGATCTGCTGATCTTCGTGAGCCGGCGCGACCACGGGGCCGCGGGGCTCGCCCGCACCGTGCAGCTGGAGCACCCCGACCTCGTCGCGCGCAGCATCACGGGCGACGTGGACCCGGCGCGGGTCGCGGACGAGATCGTCAGCGGCGGCGTGCTCCGCGAGGTCAGGCTCGACGCGGCGCGACGCGTGCCGCGCGTGGTGCGCGCCCCCGAGCCGCGGGCGTCCGCGTGCGTCATGCCGCCCGTGGTGGTGGCCTCGGGCGGTGGCCGCGGGGTGACCGCGGCCTGCCTCATCACGCTCGCCGAGGAGGTCGGGGGGCGCTACCTCCTGCTCGGTCGCACCGCGCTCGCCGAGGAAGACGAGTCGACCGGGGCCGTCCCCGACGCGGAGCTCGAGAACGCGCTCATGGCTCGCGCGAGGGCTCGCGGCGAGACCCCGACCCCGCGCGCGCTGCGGGGCGAGGCGCGCCGGCTGCGGGCGGCGCGGGAGGTGCGCGCGACCCTGGACGCCATCCACGCGGCCGGGGGAGAGGCGCGCTACGCCGCGGCGGACGTGGGCGCGCCCGAGACCATCCGGGCCGCGCTCGAAGACGCGCGGGCCGCGTTCGGGCCCTTCACCATGGTCGTGCACGGCGCGGGCGTGCTCGCCGACAAGCACCTCGTCGACAAGAGCGACGACGACTTCGCGCGTGTCTACGGCACCAAGGTCGACGGCGCGCGCGCGCTCCTCGACGCCCTCTCGGACGATCCCATCGCGAGCGTCATGCTCTTCGGCTCCGTGGCCGCGCGCTTCGGCAACGTCGGACAGAGCGACTACGCGATGGCCAACGCCGCGCTCGACGCGCTCGCGCTCGAGGAGCGGGCGCGGCGGCCCGACGCGCGGGTGCGCTGCATCGCGTGGGGCCCGTGGGCCGGCGGCATGGTCACCCCGGCGCTGGCCGCGCACTTCGCGGAGAAGGGGATCCCGCTGATCGATCTCGCCGAGGGCGCGCACGCCTTCGTGCGCGAGGCGCGCGGGGAGGTCGCGGAGCCGCCGCTCGTGGTGCTGGGCGCGCCGCTCGCCCGGAGCTCGGAGCACGCAGCGCGCTTCTCCTTCCGGGTCTCCCGCCACACCCACCCCGAGCTGCTCGACCACGCGGTCAAGGACGTGCCCGTGCTCCCGGTGGTGCTCGTGCTCGAGCACTTCGCGCGCGCGGCCAAGGCGCTTCGCCCCGATCTCGCGATGGCCCGCTGCCGCGACGTGAAGGTCCTGCGCGGGGTGCCGCTGACGCGCTTCGACGAGGGACAC is drawn from Sandaracinaceae bacterium and contains these coding sequences:
- a CDS encoding PfaD family polyunsaturated fatty acid/polyketide biosynthesis protein: MQLSPIGHTPASTAPRFDPEGVLEAARDLRASVHVVREASSVGGRVGVARGALEDALRPALQPALEHRATLGPVPPEWLGDRSFLDAHGVRFPYVAGAMANGIATAELVIAMAQARMLAFFGAAGLLPDRIAAALDQIDAALGHTDASWGANLIHSPNEPALEEAVCALYLARGVRRVSASAYVDLTPAVVRFAASGLHEEGGVVVRHNHVFAKISRPEVARRFMSPPPKATLDALVARSHLTEREAALALRVPVAEDITVESDSGGHTDNQALGAVFPVVARLRDRLCAEHRYPRAIRLGAAGGIGTPASVASAFSLGASYVLTGSINQAAVESGLSDAGKALLAQAEMSDVVMAPAADMFEQGVQVQVLRRGTMFGPRAARLHQLYVAHDSLDALSADARARLEEEVLGASVDEVWGLTEAFFSERDPGEIERAHADPKHKMALVFRWYLGLSSKWAITGEPARRLDYQIWCGPAMGAFNDWARGSFLEDPKERRAVVIALNLLEGAATLTRAQQLRAHGAPVPPAAFDFRPKRLSE
- a CDS encoding SDR family NAD(P)-dependent oxidoreductase codes for the protein MTEKKQTPIAIVGLSCLFPGSSELTGFWQDILLGRDRLTRVPADRWLVEDYYDPDPKAPDKIYVDKGGFLDDVDFDPMKWGVPPSIVPATDSTQLLALVVAERTLRDAFDDAALAELRDTTSVILGVTSAQKLLGEMNSRLQRPVWVKALREMGLPEGQVEEACDRIVSHYADWQESTFPGILGNVVAGRIANRLDLGGTNCVTDAACASTFSALKMGVDELALHHSDVVLCGGADTMNDPFMFECFAKTTALSLTGDCRPFSDRADGTMLGEGVGMVALMRLEDAEARGVPVYAVIRGVGSSSDGRSKSVYAPVPEGQAKALRRAYDRAGYGPETVELIEAHGTGTIAGDAAEFEGLRQVFGDAKDAAPNGGVRWCALGSVKSQVGHTKAAAGAAGLIKAALAVRHGVLPPTIKVDAPNPGMDLEGGPFYLNTPSSSTAARPWIRGGDHPRRASVSSFGFGGSNFHVAIEEYAGPRPPRLASAGPELVTLSGDPKALLAEIDALLPGVKQPGMLRWLAWDSQRRFRPDAAARLTIVASDEEDLAGKLEMARPIVQRGEPFTAPGGVCFATGEAAGDVAFLFPGQGSQHLGMGAPLALRFEAARAVWDRAAGSGLHDVVFPRPRFGPNDDEDRLRATENAQPALGLTSLSFLEVLRALGLRAAMHGGHSFGEVSALHAAGVFGEEDFLRVARERGRLMAEAAASTDGAMLALSAEIAEVRALVEARGLEVTVANHNHPTQVVLSGTREAIEAAEAAAKEARLRGRRLDVATAFHSPVVGASRAPFAAFLSEVALGEASAPIYANATAEVYGDVRETLADQIAQPVRFVEQIEAMHAAGARVFVEVGAGSVLTGLVSRILKGKPHRAVALDRKGASDLGAFFAGLGQLAAAGVRLELPALWQDERVPVDPRAVERPRMTLSVGGANVGKPYPPAGGASALPPPNPAPSPRASSPGASSGAPVEPPRSSAPSAPTISQEALQVFLETQRQAAEAHATYQRSVADAHAAFLRSNEAAMNALARMLGGAPLEASVQTLPTAPVPVAASEPVPQQPAAPPPAAPQPVARHDGAPSRDLNALMLEVVAQKTGYPADMLRPSMELEADLGVDSIKRVEILAALRERAPELPELDPAKLGKLRTLAEITEVLQAGLGAAPAAPVTTTAPPRDLSALMLEVVAQKTGYPADMLRPSMELEADLGVDSIKRVEILAALRERAPELPELDPAMLGKLRTLAEITQVLQAEVGAAPTESSPASPPASPERDLSALMLEVVAQKTGYPADMLRPSMELEADLGVDSIKRVEILAALRERAPELPELDPAKLGKLRTLAEITQVLEGAAPTAPPAPNTSQPIATAPRRFAIEWLDAPAPGLAPPGLFAGPVGVFGDPALVEALRAHGLDARADEPCRALVHVGEDPAEAFRFARTHATRCDLLIFVSRRDHGAAGLARTVQLEHPDLVARSITGDVDPARVADEIVSGGVLREVRLDAARRVPRVVRAPEPRASACVMPPVVVASGGGRGVTAACLITLAEEVGGRYLLLGRTALAEEDESTGAVPDAELENALMARARARGETPTPRALRGEARRLRAAREVRATLDAIHAAGGEARYAAADVGAPETIRAALEDARAAFGPFTMVVHGAGVLADKHLVDKSDDDFARVYGTKVDGARALLDALSDDPIASVMLFGSVAARFGNVGQSDYAMANAALDALALEERARRPDARVRCIAWGPWAGGMVTPALAAHFAEKGIPLIDLAEGAHAFVREARGEVAEPPLVVLGAPLARSSEHAARFSFRVSRHTHPELLDHAVKDVPVLPVVLVLEHFARAAKALRPDLAMARCRDVKVLRGVPLTRFDEGHVFEIALKLLSNGHGATYSAELSSQDGVHYRAQLDLVAELPMGSTPRPAPADMSARPGPLYGGCLFHGARFQVIRALDGVGEGGAAGTLVGTPAVGWLERAWQVDPALLDGGLQLAVLWTERRLGGDALPTGLEALHVYRPGPIDGEVRALVHGHDAASGRARCDVTFVGEDGSPLAELRGVETHVLPR